Proteins from one Paenibacillus amylolyticus genomic window:
- a CDS encoding M56 family metallopeptidase, with protein MAFRKVGADNEHLFEILCSLTVAGSIVSVCMLALRLIPVSVFPTKWLYRLGKMALLFYLFPISLGLSWLLGFAFPTASTEPSTDTTFTGLLAEPFTPKQTISVTTAWFLLSVWGIGVIGFSAWQMYCYRRFLKELSRTRTPVLSHSEAAIQLPLLKEALGVKGKIALAHSTAVRSPILVGLFKPTIYLPPENTVKMDIKMVIHHELVHLKHQDLWVKALTLGVGALHWFNPLIHMIRRDIHTWSELACDEDVVKEMSHDERKRYGETILNVMAGNRKMPAQFCSSLSGEGKQLKRRLMNMFNVKKLKKKHWILSLGALLLITGVSTSTAVWASNHTVQVEAEATEPVPVPSVSETAEIAASPVPAGVSESVTAPPAASVTPELVALPEDEVTENVPAPSSVKPSENETAESATVPSPTESSGMVALPTENKASEAATVPSPASSSEMVALPADQVTEAVLVPSTK; from the coding sequence ATGGCTTTCCGAAAAGTAGGTGCAGATAATGAACATCTTTTTGAAATTCTGTGCAGTCTGACCGTGGCCGGAAGTATCGTTTCCGTTTGTATGTTGGCACTGCGACTTATACCCGTGTCTGTTTTTCCGACCAAGTGGCTCTACAGACTCGGTAAAATGGCTCTCTTATTCTATCTGTTTCCAATATCTCTTGGCCTTTCATGGCTTTTGGGTTTTGCATTCCCTACTGCATCAACTGAACCGAGTACGGATACGACATTTACAGGCTTGCTTGCAGAACCATTTACCCCGAAACAAACCATATCTGTAACCACAGCCTGGTTCTTGTTAAGTGTATGGGGCATTGGTGTCATCGGTTTTTCTGCATGGCAGATGTACTGTTATCGGAGATTTTTAAAAGAATTATCACGCACACGTACACCCGTCCTCTCTCATAGTGAGGCAGCTATACAGCTACCATTACTCAAAGAGGCATTGGGTGTCAAAGGGAAGATCGCGCTTGCTCACAGCACTGCGGTAAGGAGCCCCATTTTGGTCGGCTTGTTTAAACCAACGATATATCTTCCACCCGAAAATACGGTCAAGATGGATATCAAGATGGTCATTCATCATGAGTTGGTACATCTGAAACATCAAGATCTGTGGGTCAAGGCTCTGACCTTGGGGGTTGGTGCCCTGCACTGGTTTAATCCCCTCATTCATATGATTCGCCGGGACATTCATACCTGGAGTGAGTTGGCCTGTGATGAAGATGTGGTGAAAGAGATGTCGCATGATGAGCGAAAACGGTATGGTGAGACGATTTTAAATGTGATGGCGGGGAACAGGAAAATGCCTGCTCAATTTTGTTCATCCCTGTCGGGTGAAGGCAAACAATTAAAAAGGAGATTGATGAACATGTTTAATGTGAAGAAACTGAAAAAGAAACACTGGATATTAAGTCTGGGAGCCCTATTGCTTATTACAGGAGTAAGTACATCAACCGCAGTATGGGCATCGAACCATACCGTTCAAGTAGAGGCCGAGGCTACTGAACCTGTGCCTGTTCCTTCCGTATCTGAAACGGCTGAAATCGCAGCTTCTCCCGTTCCAGCCGGAGTTTCCGAATCGGTTACTGCTCCTCCCGCTGCTTCCGTAACGCCTGAACTCGTGGCTCTACCTGAGGATGAAGTGACAGAAAATGTACCAGCTCCTTCTTCTGTTAAACCTTCCGAGAATGAAACTGCAGAATCAGCCACCGTTCCTTCTCCTACTGAATCTTCTGGGATGGTAGCCCTGCCTACCGAAAATAAGGCTTCCGAGGCCGCAACCGTTCCTTCTCCTGCCTCATCTTCTGAAATGGTAGCACTCCCTGCGGATCAGGTCACCGAAGCCGTGCTTGTTCCTTCAACGAAGTAA
- a CDS encoding YdcF family protein: MKNYLVEQGISPEQVIMEDRSTSTQENLAFSKKIIQESGVEHPEIMIVTSDYHMFRSKYIAAKNGYAAEYGISAPSPGYLKPVNMIREYFATIKTFI; encoded by the coding sequence ATGAAAAATTATCTGGTTGAACAGGGGATTAGCCCTGAGCAAGTCATTATGGAAGATCGCTCCACCAGTACACAGGAGAATTTGGCCTTTTCCAAAAAAATTATTCAGGAATCCGGGGTGGAGCACCCGGAGATCATGATTGTCACGAGTGACTATCATATGTTCCGCTCCAAATACATTGCAGCCAAGAACGGTTATGCAGCAGAATACGGCATATCTGCCCCGTCACCCGGATATTTGAAGCCGGTCAACATGATCCGTGAATATTTTGCTACGATCAAAACGTTTATCTAA
- a CDS encoding nucleotidyltransferase family protein, with protein MLHEERFIRAITEHEQLMQDLRRVQSLHLPQCYIGAGYIRNYIWDVLHGYDLRELHSDIDVVYYDAQDLREARDIQLEQQLREETGNAKWSVKNQARMHLRNGTVPYQSTEDALRYWPEIVTAIGVQLDEEARVNICAPHGLHDLYQLVVRKSPFFMDNDYYNQRVHQKCWQEQWPKLTIITA; from the coding sequence TTGTTGCATGAGGAGAGATTCATCCGGGCAATTACAGAGCATGAGCAATTAATGCAAGATCTGCGGCGCGTTCAGAGTCTCCATCTGCCACAATGTTACATAGGTGCAGGATATATTCGTAATTATATCTGGGATGTTCTGCATGGGTATGATCTGCGTGAACTCCATAGCGATATTGATGTTGTTTATTATGATGCGCAAGACTTGCGTGAGGCGCGAGACATACAGCTCGAACAACAGCTTCGTGAGGAGACTGGCAATGCCAAGTGGTCAGTGAAAAACCAGGCGAGAATGCATCTGCGCAATGGCACAGTTCCTTATCAATCTACTGAGGATGCCCTTCGCTATTGGCCAGAAATCGTGACTGCCATAGGCGTACAGCTGGATGAAGAGGCCCGGGTGAACATCTGTGCCCCGCATGGGTTGCATGATCTGTATCAACTCGTGGTTCGCAAAAGCCCCTTCTTCATGGATAATGACTATTACAATCAGCGTGTTCATCAGAAGTGCTGGCAGGAACAATGGCCCAAATTAACGATAATAACAGCTTGA
- a CDS encoding DMT family transporter: MILPIILVLASGMAHAVWSMFTKRSLNKSVFLWSIMMIPTMILLPVLIVELAREPLSIPAYALLFLSMGLQAMYSWLLSQTYELGDLSQIYPIMRGTSTLLVPLIGVTFLGESLTLYGWIGIACMLGGFTVLSGVGSRDVTTGSRVKGLKPVLMALSVGLCTTSYVFVDKLNLEHISPLSLLEVTNIGFVAGLTPALLASRQLRQEWRVNRSTIMLGALLNPGSYLLFLFALQQAPMARLGPLREVGTIFAAFLGILLLKEQQGKKRILCSIVIFVGILLIGMWG, from the coding sequence ATGATTTTACCTATAATTCTGGTACTCGCTTCCGGGATGGCTCATGCCGTCTGGAGCATGTTTACCAAACGCAGTTTGAACAAAAGTGTATTTTTGTGGTCCATTATGATGATTCCAACGATGATATTGCTTCCTGTACTGATTGTAGAGTTGGCACGTGAACCCTTATCTATACCAGCCTATGCGCTGCTGTTTCTGTCAATGGGCTTACAGGCTATGTACTCTTGGCTGTTGTCTCAGACCTACGAGCTCGGCGACTTATCCCAGATCTATCCAATTATGCGGGGAACGAGCACTTTATTGGTGCCTCTGATCGGAGTTACTTTTCTCGGGGAAAGCTTAACCTTGTACGGCTGGATCGGCATTGCGTGTATGTTGGGCGGATTTACGGTGCTTAGTGGTGTCGGAAGCAGAGATGTTACGACGGGCTCGCGTGTAAAAGGATTGAAGCCGGTTTTGATGGCTTTAAGTGTAGGATTATGTACAACCAGTTATGTTTTCGTGGATAAACTGAATCTGGAACATATATCACCTTTATCGTTACTTGAAGTGACCAATATTGGTTTTGTCGCCGGATTAACGCCTGCGTTGCTGGCTTCTCGTCAATTGCGTCAGGAGTGGAGGGTGAATCGATCGACCATCATGCTTGGTGCATTGCTGAATCCGGGTTCGTACCTGTTGTTTCTGTTTGCGTTACAACAGGCACCGATGGCAAGACTGGGTCCTCTTCGGGAAGTAGGCACGATATTTGCCGCATTCCTCGGTATTTTGCTGCTGAAAGAACAGCAGGGGAAGAAGCGTATTCTCTGTTCTATCGTTATTTTTGTCGGTATTTTGTTGATTGGGATGTGGGGCTGA